The Kordia sp. SMS9 DNA window GGCTTTTGGCTCAAAAAGTAGCCAAAATAGGATCAATCCTTCTTCTAAAGATGCTAAAACTACTTGATTTGCGATGTCACCATTCTTCATAATAAGCGATAACATGAGTCCTTTTCCGCGAATTTCTTCTATGTATTTGTGTTGTAATAATTCTCTAAATAGTTTTTCTTTTGTAAGCGTTTGTTCCATCAAATCACTTTCCGTGATTTCTTGTAAAGTTGCCAAACAGGCAGCCGCAATTACTGGATGACCTCCAAATGTGGTAATATGTCCTAGTTTCGGCTGATCGTACAATGAATCCATCATTTCTGCGGAAGCGGTAAACGCGCCAACGGGCATTCCGCCGCCCATTCCTTTTCCCATCACCACAATATCTGGTACGACATTGTAATTTTGGAATCCGAACAACCTTCCTGTACGTCCAAATCCAGGTTGAATTTCATCTAAAATTAATAAGGCACCAACTTCCTCACAACGTTTTTTAACTTTCGCCAGATAGTTGTTTTTTGGTGTGATAAATCCTGCGCCACCTTGAATCGTTTCTAAAATAATGCCCGCAGTTTTCGTAGTAATTTTTTCTAAATCGGCTTCGTTGTTGAATTCTATAAAATGTACATCGGGCAATAAAGGTCGGAATGCACTTTTGCGTTCTTCAAATCCCATCACGCTCATGGCGCCTTGTGTATTTCCGTGATAGGCGTGTTTGGCGGCAATCAGTTCGGAACGTCCTGTGAAACGTTTTGCCAACTTCATCGCGCCTTCAATGGCTTCTGTGCCAGAGTTTGTTAGGTATGTTTTTTCTAATGGATTTGGTAAATGAGAAGCCAATAATTTTGTCAATTCCACCGCAGATTTTTGTACATATTCTCCATATACCATTACGTGTAAGTATTGATCTAGCTGATCTTTGATCGCCTTGATAACGCGTGGATGTTTATGTCCCAAACTACACGCTGAAACGCCTGCTACGAAGTCTAAATATGCTTTTTGATTCGTATCATAAATATAACTTCCGTCTGCATGCGATATTTCCATCGCTAGCGGATGTGGTGTCGTTTGTGCTTGGTATGTGAAAAAATCTTCTTTCATCAATAATAATCTCCTTCAAAATCCTGTTGACAAAGATACAAAGTTAATTACTGTAAATTGATAGGTTTTGTTTTGAGTTTCTGTGTTTGCAGTTACGGATAGAAGGTGGTTAAAAAAAAGGATTTATGAACTGAATTTTTTCAGACTTTTTTAAAGTTCTCATAACTTCTATTTTTTTATGCTCATTGTTTGTTGCTGATGGCGGTTTTATTCCGTTTAATTTATACCAAACAACAAAATTTGCGGAAGAGTAGCCTTTGCAAACGTCTGTTACACTTGTTACGTAATGTTCTTTTTTTGAAGTTTCGCTATTAGTGATAGAAAGATGAATGTTGAAGTCTATTTCTAATTGATATTGATAGCTAGGAGATATATCTATTACATCTTTTGATCTTGTAAACTTTTTAAACTGACCTGTTTCTTTCCAGTTGGATTTAATACAGGGAACTATTTTTTGCTCAATAGACCATTTACCAAATATATGATTTACAGTAGTTGCTTCAAATGAGTTGCACAAGATCGTTTTTTTCCAGTCTAGCTTTCTTGGATGAACTGAATTTGAATCAAAAAAAGCCATGGGATTTTCAATATTCCATAAGTTATTAGATCCAATCACGACAAGACTATCTTTAATTTTATTTTCTAAAGAAAAGTAGTTCTTTATTAAGTCTTTTTTTAATCGAGGTTCAAAATAGTTAGATACACCTATGCTTCCATAAACGCTATCCAATTGCTCTTTGGCTTTTAATTCTATCCTATCTAAAGAAATATTTTTAAGTTCTAGAATAAGATCGTTGGCCACATATTTAAACTCATTGACACAAGAATCATTTACAGCATCTGTCACATACGCTCTTTCGTTTTCAGCAAGTCCTTTTCGTTCAGCGCGAGAACATGCAAAAAGAGTAGAAAGTACGAGAATCGGAATTATTTTTTGAACTATTTTCATGGTATTGGTGCAGTTGCGATAATTTGGATGAAAGTAAGAAAAACGCTTGTGTTTTTATAAAAATTAACGACTAATTACCATATTTTTGAATGCTTTCATTGAAAAGTGTTTTACTGTTTAAGCATAAATTGGACAATACGTTACCCTTTTTTTAAAATTTGATTTTATCCAAAAATCTAACTCATTGTTCTTTCATAACAGCTTTCTTTCCCGTAGCTTTCGGTTGCGCCACCACTTTTTTCTTCTTTTCCATTGCTTTTTTCTTTTCCTCTTTGTCTGGTGGAAGTGCTTTAAGTATGGTTTTTGATGCCTTGTCTTGTGAATCTTGTTCTTCTTCTTGCAACGGATCCATCGGATTGTTTAGTCCGCGAATCACTGGCAACACAAGATTGTTGTCGTCTTCATCAAAAATATCATCTTTGGAAAACATACGTTCGTCGCCACGCCAAATAAAACCGCGGAGTTTACGTGCATTTTTGGGTAAATCTTTGTCAGGATAAATCACGCCATCGGGACGTGTGAAAAAAGTAATATCTTCTATTTGATTGTTGTTGAGTGTCAAATTGATCGCGCTGCAAATGGTTTTGTTAATTCCGATAAATTCGCCACTGTCATTGTACATAAAATATACAACTTCGGTGTTTTTGATGACATCAACTTCATACAATTTGTTGTCTCGGAACTTTCCGTATAAATTTTGACCTTTTACTTGATTGTAATTGTTTTCGCCAATCGTATCTTTTTGTACAATAAATGCGTTGTTGATGACTTTTAACGAATCTAGCTTTTCAGTTTTTACATTTGAAATGAGGAAAATAGTATCGCCAGTCATTTGGCTGTCACCATTCCACATAATTGGACGACGCAACATTTTGGTAATTCCCGATTTGTTGTCTGCAAACAAAGAATCGCACTTTCCGCTCATATCAGTTTTGAAAAACTTTACATTTTTATAAGCTCTAATGATGCGATCTTCTGCGGGTCCCGTAACTACCAAACGATCTCCGTGAATGTACATAGAATCAGTTTCTACCAAGGTAATCGCCACGGCGCGTTTGGTAATAAAAGCAGAATCTTTTGCTTTGTACACTTCGCCATAATGACCTTTTAAAATCATTTTATTGATGGTGTCCGTAATTTTTATATTGTTCGTCGCGGAAGCGAAATTGGTGTTTTTTTCAAAATACAAACTGTCTCCATTGATGATGCGGTTGTCATAATCAATCCGCGATTCTTTGACAAAATAGCCTCTTTCAGAAACCGTATTGTAAAACCCGCGTTTGCAAAATATCGTGTATTCTTTTCCTTTGATCGTAGACGGACCATACATATACGCGTGTTTGGAGTCTGTGTAATAATCGAGTTGTGCAGAATTTACCGTATATTCAGGATTGTCAATTTGTACATCTTTTAAGAACTGATATTTGTTTCGCTGCATAAAATAACGCCCTTCAATACTTGTCAGCGTAGATGCGCTATCTTTTACAATTCCTTTGGTGTTGAAATAGGCTTCTTGTGCGTTTCTGTCAAAATATAAGGTATCGGTTTGCAAGGTCATATCCGGATTTTGCAAACGCACATTTCGTTTGGAAACCGCTAATTTTTCATCGCCATCGTATTCGATGTATTCGCTCGACATTTCTAAGGAATCGCCTTGTTGAATAAAGACATTTCCATAGGCTTTTACCCAATTTCGATCCTGAAACAACACAGCTCTATCGCACCACATATCCATACCTTCATGCTCAAAACGCACCTGTCCTTTATCAGTTTTGGAAAATATTTTAGCACCTGGAAATTTTTCTTCGTTCACGTTCAAGTTTCCACCATATACAATTTTGATAACGGTTTTTTTACCAGGAATTTGCTGGTTTTGCGAAAACGCGATTTGTGCTAAAAAAAGTAAGACGAATAATTTCTTCATAAAGTCATTACAAAGTTGCAAATACCGATCAATTCAAGATACATAC harbors:
- a CDS encoding aspartate aminotransferase family protein — translated: MKEDFFTYQAQTTPHPLAMEISHADGSYIYDTNQKAYLDFVAGVSACSLGHKHPRVIKAIKDQLDQYLHVMVYGEYVQKSAVELTKLLASHLPNPLEKTYLTNSGTEAIEGAMKLAKRFTGRSELIAAKHAYHGNTQGAMSVMGFEERKSAFRPLLPDVHFIEFNNEADLEKITTKTAGIILETIQGGAGFITPKNNYLAKVKKRCEEVGALLILDEIQPGFGRTGRLFGFQNYNVVPDIVVMGKGMGGGMPVGAFTASAEMMDSLYDQPKLGHITTFGGHPVIAAACLATLQEITESDLMEQTLTKEKLFRELLQHKYIEEIRGKGLMLSLIMKNGDIANQVVLASLEEGLILFWLLFEPKAVRITPPLTISEAEIRKGCDIIMKVLRKITD
- a CDS encoding OstA-like protein, coding for MKKLFVLLFLAQIAFSQNQQIPGKKTVIKIVYGGNLNVNEEKFPGAKIFSKTDKGQVRFEHEGMDMWCDRAVLFQDRNWVKAYGNVFIQQGDSLEMSSEYIEYDGDEKLAVSKRNVRLQNPDMTLQTDTLYFDRNAQEAYFNTKGIVKDSASTLTSIEGRYFMQRNKYQFLKDVQIDNPEYTVNSAQLDYYTDSKHAYMYGPSTIKGKEYTIFCKRGFYNTVSERGYFVKESRIDYDNRIINGDSLYFEKNTNFASATNNIKITDTINKMILKGHYGEVYKAKDSAFITKRAVAITLVETDSMYIHGDRLVVTGPAEDRIIRAYKNVKFFKTDMSGKCDSLFADNKSGITKMLRRPIMWNGDSQMTGDTIFLISNVKTEKLDSLKVINNAFIVQKDTIGENNYNQVKGQNLYGKFRDNKLYEVDVIKNTEVVYFMYNDSGEFIGINKTICSAINLTLNNNQIEDITFFTRPDGVIYPDKDLPKNARKLRGFIWRGDERMFSKDDIFDEDDNNLVLPVIRGLNNPMDPLQEEEQDSQDKASKTILKALPPDKEEKKKAMEKKKKVVAQPKATGKKAVMKEQ